In the Populus trichocarpa isolate Nisqually-1 chromosome 1, P.trichocarpa_v4.1, whole genome shotgun sequence genome, one interval contains:
- the LOC18094790 gene encoding protein root UVB sensitive 1, chloroplastic has translation MDCACRPFFLWGTWMSTTPRTTSPPNTISLPLINSRSSTPPSPPRLKATTSPFNFSVDLPSGGNNNHGGRNSNNNNKGWWWRRWWNDGSDSSNTFSLLFLLSSSIVLQLASSAAARTQQEEGEEVWEVKGSNRARLIPDFSKDEFVVSPTSSSSLFSVNDLWSQCTTLFVRLMLPQGFPRSVTSDYLDYSLWRAVQGIASQISGVLATQALLYAVGLGKGAIPTAAAINWVLKDGIGYLSKIVLSKYGRHFDVHPKGWRLFADLLENAAFGLEMLTPAFPHLFVFIGATAGAGRSAAALIQAATRSCFYAGFAAQRNFAEVIAKGEAQGMVSKFIGIMLGIALANCIGSSTPLALASFSVVTWIHMFCNLKSYQSIQLRTLNPYRASLVFSEYLLSGQAPPVKEINDEEPLFPAVPFLNIYSKGNVQSIVLSSEARNAAAEIEQRLQLGSKLSDVVNNKDDVLALFNLYRDEGYILTEHKGRFCVVLKESSSPHDMLKSLFQVNYLYWLERNAGIEARSISADCRPEGRLQISLEYARREFNHVKNDSVSMGWVADGLIARPSPIRVCPGNIASSIAS, from the exons ATGGATTGCGCTTGCAGACCCTTTTTCCTCTGGGGAACATGGATGTCCACCACCCCTAGAACCACTTCTCCTCCCAACACCATCAGCCTGCCACTTATTAACAGCAGAAGCTCTACTCCGCCATCGCCACCTCGTCTCAAGGCTACCACTTCTCCTTTCAATTTTTCCGTGGACTTGCCAAGTGGCGGAAACAACAATCACGGTGGCCGGAAcagcaacaataacaataaagggtggtggtggcggcggtGGTGGAATGATGGCAGTGACTCTTCCAATACCTTTTCCCTGTTGTTCTTATTAAGCTCATCCATTGTGCTGCAATTAGCTTCTTCTGCAGCTGCAAGAACTCAACAAGAAGAGGGAGAGGAGGTTTGGGAAGTTAAAGGGAGCAACCGGGCTAGACTTATTCCTGATTTCTCCAAGGATGAGTTTGTAGTGTCTCCAACATCATCATCGTCACTGTTTTCTGTTAATGATTTATGGTCGCAATGCACAACCTTGTTCGTGCGCCTAATGCTTCCCCAAGGATTTCCTCGAAGTGTTACCTCTGATTACTTGGATTACTCTCTTTGGCGAGCAGTCCAAGGCATCGCCAGCCAAATTAGCGGCGTTCTTGCCACCCAG GCATTGCTTTATGCTGTTGGGTTGGGGAAAGGAGCTATCCCAACTGCTGCTGCCATCAATTGGGTGCTAAAGGATGGAATTGGGTATCTCAGTAAAATCGTATTGTCCAAATATGGACGACATTTTGATGTTCATCCTAAAGGGTGGAGACTGTTTGCTGACCTTTTGGAAAATGCTGCCTTTGGTTTGGAGATGTTAACGCCTGCGTTTCCTCATCTCTTTGTTTTCATTGGTGCCACTGCTGGAGCTGGACGCTCTGCTGCTGCTCTTATCCAG GCTGCTACAAGAAGCTGTTTTTATGCTGGTTTTGCTGCTCAAAGAAACTTTGCTGAG GTAATTGCCAAGGGTGAAGCTCAAGGAATGGTGAGCAAGTTTATTGGTATAATGCTTGGTATAGCATTGGCTAATTGCATAGGCTCCTCAACACCCCTTGCCCTTGCTTCTTTCAGTGTGGTGACATGGATCCACATGTTCTGCAATCTGAAATCGTATCAATCCATTCAATTAAGGACTTTAAATCCTTATCGTGCAA GTTTAGTTTTTAGCGAGTACCTCCTCAGCGGCCAAGCACCTCCAGTCAAAGAGATCAATGATGAAGAACCACTTTTTCCAGCTGTACCATTTCTTAATATCTACTCTAAGGGCAAT gTACAATCAATCGTTCTATCTTCAGAAGCGAGGAATGCAGCTGCTGAAATCGAGCAGAGGCTGCAGCTGGGGTCTAAGCTCAGTGATGTTGTCAACAACAAGGACGATGTGCTTGCATTGTTCAATTTGTATAGAGATGAAGGCTATATTTTGACTGAGCACAAGGGAAGATTCTGT GTAGTGCTTAAAGAAAGTTCTTCACCACATGACATGCTCAAGTCACTGTTCcaagttaattatttatacTGGTTGGAGAGAAATGCTGGAATTGAAGCAAGAAGTATCTCTGCTGACTGCAGACCTGAGGGGAGGCTACAAATCTCTCTGGAATATGCCCGACGGGAATTCAACCATGTGAAAAATGATAGTGTATCAATGGGTTGGGTCGCTGATGGACTAATTGCCAGGCCTTCACCAATTAGAGTTTGTCCTGGAAACATAGCCTCTTCAATTGCAAGCTGA
- the LOC7470591 gene encoding SPX domain-containing protein 2 encodes MKYQKRLRDEVERVLPEWKRQFICYKGLKKQLKLINPRSSRDRRMGDDRSGFATGRFLDVNNNIRERIGFTRLLHSELNKVNAFYFDKEEDYVIRLKEMQLRAGNLDSNEEKLQVQRDILNLHAEMVLLLHYSVLNFTGLVKIVKKHNKRTGTSFHFSSMPRVMQRPFFSTDLLYELMRECETMLDGLFLSKQP; translated from the exons ATGAAGTATCAAAAGAGGCTCCGCGACGAGGTTGAGAGAGTCCTTCCTGAATGGAAACGTCAGTTCATATGTTACAAGGGGCTGAAGAAGCAGTTGAAGCTGATTAATCCTCGGTCGTCAAGGGACAGAAGGATGGGTGATGATCGGTCAGGATTTGCCACAGGCAGATTCTTGGACGTGAATAATAATATCAGGGAGAGAATTGGTTTCACCCGATTATTACATAGTGAACTCAACAAGGTTAATGcgttttattttgataaagagGAAGATTATGTCATCCGATTGAAG GAGATGCAACTTAGGGCTGGAAATTTGGACAGTAATGAAGAGAAGTTGCAGGTGCAGAGGGACATATTAAATCTTCACGCAGAGATGGTTTTGCTGCTGCATTACAGTGTCCTTAACTTCACAG GGCTGGTCAAGATAGTGAAGAAGCACAACAAGAGGACAGGCACTTCCTTCCATTTTTCCTCCATGCCTAGGGTTATGCAACGACCATTCTTCTCCACTGATTTGCTTTACGAACTCATGAGGGAGTGTGAAACAATGCTGGATGGCCTCTTTCTTTCAAAACAACCTTGA